The following coding sequences lie in one Colias croceus chromosome 1, ilColCroc2.1 genomic window:
- the LOC123695992 gene encoding uncharacterized protein LOC123695992: MRLFRGPKRREVTEPQAAATPSPRRDVAAGPAPHDFTLVTALPAMVMEEDVKEMKKVFATWGRRMGKKLDMLKKEPKEADDNSSTNGESSVITGQYKKKQNWKMGRSTSDSASLKKDSDTESIRSGSRDRSPSPFKSFFHRMGSTGMLNASKTQSLNTPKTPVNYTNGPSLYRSCSTSHLSTYIKADDPSDDIDLQNTNNENKNSPTKQKNNLLSEEKFANSSAKAISCDNIPKLDGHQNNTSNKKPNFPYAFLRSKLSVLPEENSIASQHRSISMRQSFSERIDRKSPKFRKERMYLNNSRSEERYRSSDNISVHENSVYNNNNSSPRNDLDSSRNSIRSINECEGTPYPYRRIEDVPRRSSMISHRPPIDYDPMLIPRNRNSLPVYEYNSILGSAQELASSTQSIHREILQAHRLSNYISSNESGYDSDGRPTDEYSNHSPPGYSNHLSNGCGTINRDGNYGNFSRQLSLNHKINVSRVQVPARRSSTPCALFPIDKSHSYEFETDGEATTKYTKNISNQQITIDYSDAKPPPLPKKNVSKKMPFVYKTITLDERVQTRKINFLQSQLVSFEHSSTPNLCENNSSDNESEINRILEKDILGRGPCTKRFRKIRLIKTRLDESLGVYLAQHRVDFDKSGSNFEIRYIVVKLDFDGIAHRDGRLRIGDEIVSVNNKVLRGLSSLKEVQHIVNSCSTEAAHEEGALFQRYQVDLVMAHDEINPITLSRIINNHPNENPSFQNNAANVPPDIISQTIHKPTPSNQITIETHFPSENKFYVHNGLDNRQSQHYENESKQKCEVQVNNRQSLSNQKSDDEKLLERNCFTPLHPSLQNITNIEVSMRSSPSPRNNPNYRPISLHSTKPQPVTTCNENESNEIKENSSHYIKNVPRLYQNRSFESIPEQLRSSSRSRYFSRVGSQRCSPNYGNHVSRQQEYKPVIHQDTPQYSNNTVHKVEFWKGPGHKSLGFSIVGGTDSPKGQMGIFVKTVFPNGQAADKGTVYEGDEILSVNNVATRGLSHAGAITLFKQVKEGKIELTLSRRRAPRSRSVEPLGIFRGDTK, translated from the exons ATGCGCCTCTTCCGTGGGCCGAAGCGCAGGGAAGTGACCGAGCCGCAGGCTGCCGCGACACCGTCTCCACGCCGAGACGTCGCCGCCGGGCCAGCCCCGCACGATTTCACGCTCGTCACCGCACTCCCAGCCATGGTCATGGAGGAAGACGTGAAAGAGATGAAAAAAG ttttcgCAACGTGGGGTCGCCGTATGGGAAAGAAACTAGATATGTTGAAAAAAGAGCCCAAAGAGGCAGATGACAATTCCTCTACAAATGGGGAGTCATCAGTGATAACTGGGCAGtataagaaaaaacaaaattggaAAATGGGTCGTAGTACTTCAGATTCGGCATCATTAAAGAAAGATAGTGATACAGAATCAATAAGAAGTGGTTCAAGAGATAGATCGCCGAGTCCTTTTAAGTCTTTCTTCCATAGAATGGGTTCAACGGGTATGTTAAACGCATCAAAAACGCAATCACTTAATACACCTAAAACACCAGTCAATTATACAAATGGACCATCTTTATATCGGAGCTGTTCTACATCTCATTTGTCAACCTATATAAAAGCTGACGATCCTTCAGATGATATAGATCTGCAAAATACTAACAATGAGAACAAAAACTCTCCAACTaaacagaaaaataatttactttcgGAAGAAAAATTTGCTAACTCCTCTGCTAAAGCTATAAGTTGtgataatatacctaaattaGATGGTCATCAAAATAATACTTCTAACAAAAAACCAAACTTTCCCTATGCCTTTTTAAGGTCAAAGTTGTCTGTTTTGCCAGAAGAGAATAGCATTGCATCTCAACATAGATCTATTTCTATGAGACAAAGCTTCTCGGAAAGAATAGATAGAAAATCTCCAAAATTTAGAAAAGAaagaatgtatttaaataattcacgaTCAGAAGAGAGGTACAGAAGCAGTGATAACATTTCCGTCCATGAAAACAGcgtttataacaataataattcttcTCCGAGAAACGACCTTGATTCATCAAGAAATTCTATTCGAAGTATAAACGAATGCGAAGGAACACCTTACCCTTATCGACGAATAGAGGATGTTCCAAGAAGATCTTCTATGATTTCACATCGACCACCGATAGATTATGACCCGATGCTAATTCCACGAAATAGAAATAGTCTTCCTGTTTATGAATACAATTCTATTCTTGGTTCTGCTCAAGAGTTGGCCTCATCGACTCAAAGTATACATCGCGAAATTCTACAAGCCCACCGACTAAGTAATTATATCAGTTCAAATGAATCTGGATATGACAGTGATGGACGGCCGACTGATGAATATAGTAATCACTCTCCCCCAGGATATTCGAATCATTTATCCAATGGATGTGGGACTATTAACAGGGATGGTAATTATGGAAATTTTTCCAGACAATTAAGTCTCaaccataaaataaatgtaagcaGAGTTCAAGTGCCTGCTAGAAGAAGTTCAACACCTTGTGCTCTTTTCCCCATTGATAAAAGTCATTCTTATGAATTTGAAACTGACGGTGAAGCAACTACTAAATATACgaagaatatttcaaatcaacAAATAACCATTGACTATAGTGATGCTAAACCTCCTCCTTTACCAAAAAAGAATGTCTCTAAAAAGATGCCCTTCGTTTATAAAACGATAACTTTAGATGAACGAGTCCAAACAagaaaaattaactttttacaATCGCAATTAGTCTCCTTCGAACATTCATCAACTCCaaatttatgtgaaaataattccTCAGATAATGAGTCTGAGATTAACAGAATTTTAGAGAAGGACATACTCGGTAGAGGTCCGTGTACAAAacgttttagaaaaataaggCTTATCAAAACACGATTAGACGAAAGCTTGGGAGTATACCTAGCCCAACATAGAGTGGACTTTGATAAAAGTGGCTCAAATTTCGAAATCCGCTACATCGTAGTTAAACTTGATTTTGATGGTATAGCCCATAGAGATGGTCGACTTCGAATAGGAGATGAAATAGttagtgtaaataataaagtactAAGAGGCTTGTCATCTCTGAAGGAAGTTCAacatattgttaattcctGTTCAACGGAAGCTGCTCATGAAGAAGGGGCACTATTTCAAAGATATCAAGTTGATTTGGTGATGGCCCACGATGAGATTAATCCAATCACATTGAGTCGCATCATTAACAATCATCCAAATGAAAATCCTTCGTTCCAAAATAATGCCGCTAATGTTCCACCTGACATAATTTCACAAACAATACACAAACCGACACCTTCCAATCAAATTACTATTGAAACTCATTTTCcaagtgaaaataaattttacgtcCATAATGGTTTGGATAACAGACAATCGCAACATTATGAAAATGAATCCAAACAAAAATGTGAAGTTCAAGTTAATAATAGGCAATCgttatcaaatcaaaaaagTGACGATGAAAAATTACTAGAACGAAATTGTTTTACGCCTTTGCACCCATCTTTACAAAACATAACAAATATTGAAGTATCTATGCGTTCATCGCCAAGTCCCAGAAATAATCCAAACTATCGACCTATATCTCTTCATAGTACGAAGCCACAACCAGTGACAACATGTAACGAAAACGAATCAAATGAAATAAAGGAAAATTCATCtcactatataaaaaatgtaccaaGACTGTATCAAAATAGATCCTTCGAAAGCATACCAGAACAACTCAGAAGTAGCAGCCGCAGTCGATATTTTAGCAGAGTGGGATCGCAACGATGTTCTCCTAATTATGGTAATCATGTATCCCGTCAGCAAGAATATAAACCTGTCATTCATCAAGACACTCcacaatattcaaataatacagTACACAAAGTAGAGTTTTGGAAAGGTCCTGGCCATAAAAGCCTCGGATTTAGTATCGTCGGAGGGACTGATTCACCAAAGGGCCAAATGGGTATTTTTGTCAAAACCGTTTTCCCTAACGGACAAGCTGCTGATAAAGGAACCGTGTATGAAG GCGATGAAATATTATCAGTAAACAACGTGGCAACACGGGGTTTAAGTCACGCCGGAGCAATAACACTTTTTAAACAAGTTAAAGAAGGAAAAATTGAACTGACGCTTTCACGAAGAAG AGCTCCTAGGTCAAGATCTGTTGAGCCTCTTGGGATATTTCGGGGCGATACTAAATGA